In Candidatus Methylomirabilota bacterium, the DNA window ACTGGGGCCGGGGTCGAGCGCACGGGCTCGTCGGCGAGCTCGGCGAGCTGATCGCCGACGCCGCCCAGGCCTTGCAGGCCGGGCTGGCCGAGCTCGTGCCGGGACGGACGAATCCCGGTCCGCACGGAGAGGGGCCGAGCGACCGGAAGGAGCCGTCGCCCGCCGAGGACGACGGACCGGCCCGCCGGCTTCCATGATAGGTCGCGTCTACTCCGACTTGAGCTTCGCCCGGGATGCGGGCGCGTGGGAGCCCGCCGGCTCCCGGCGCCGGGGCCGGACCGTGCAGACCGTGACCACCATCGTCAGGGCCAGCAGCTCGCAGAACACGAGACCCCAGCTCCGAAAGCGATGCGCCCACGCGCCCGTCCAGATGGCGGGGGCCAGGGCGGCGCCGAGCGAGAGAATGATTCCCATGAAGTAGGGCCGTGGCACGCCGAACGACCAGGCGGGAAACCACCAGACCTGGCCCTTGCGGAATCGGCCCACGCCGAAATGCCGGTTGCACGCGAACCAGAGAAAGTCCCAGGTCACGGTGAGCAGGAAGAACATCGCGAGCAGATCCGCCTCCCGCTCCCAGGAGCCCCCGTAGAACTGGGGGACGTGCACGAAGAGCAGGATGCACGTCGCGAGGCACACGTGGTATCCGGTGATCGGCTTCCCGAACCAGCGGCGAACTCGCGGACCGTCCCAGCGCCAGGTGGGCAGCTTCTCGGCCCAGCCGTGCGGCCCCTCGATCTGGATCTCGAGGTGCGCGAGGATGAACGCGATGAGAAAGAAGTAGGCCCCCAGCAGCAGGGTCACGAGACCGTCCCCATGGTCCAAGGTCCGCCCCAGGAGTATGTCATGTGGCGGAGCTACGCGATCAAAGGTCGGAACTTCCAGAAGTAGTTGATGATCCCCTCGCCCTCGTGGATCCGGCGGAAGCACAGCTCCACCGGCTGCTCGAAGGCCACGGTGGCCGGGTCGCAGTCGGTGAGCTGGGTGTAGAAGCGGCCGCCGCCTTCCAGGTCCGCCGACACCATCACGGTGGGCGGATCCGGGTTCGGCACGAGGTGATCCTTCGCGAAGGTGAAGATCGTGCCGCGGCGGGAGAGGCGGTACTCGCGCAGGTCCGGAGACGAGCACTGCCAGCAGAGATGCCGCCGCGGGTACGAGACCGCGCCGCAGTCGGCGCACCGCTGGCCGTAGAGACGCAGATCCTGCCGCTCCTCGCGCACCATGGTGGGCACGCTGGTGAACGCGCGCACCACCTCGGTCTCGACGTGACGGCGGAACGACAGCAGCTTGCCGTAGTGGGTGAGTGGCGCGCCCGCCGCCAGCTGCGCGGAGACCGGGCGATGGAAGCGGGCGCGCGCGAGCGCGTCGGTGCACTGGAAGAGCAACGCCTCGGCTCCGCTGCCGTAGGAGACGACCAGCACCTGGTCGCCGGGACGACACTCCTCCAGCGCGGCGGCCAGGCCGAGCAGGCACGACGCAGAGCCGGTGTTGCCGGCGCGGCCGATCACCGGCTCCTTCGGCATCGCGCGCTCGGGCAGGCGCAGCTGCCGGACCAGCGCCGCGTGGGTGCGCGCGTCAGGCCCGTACAGCACGATCTTGGCGATGTCCTCGCGCTTGCGGCCGGTCGCGCGCAGCGCGCCCTCGACGGCCTCGGCGATGTGCCGGTCGAGGCCGTGGGCCTTCACGAAGGTCATGTCGGGTAGCACGCTGAGATAGCGATCGGCCGGGCCGCGCCAGACGTCGGTGAACTCGCGGCTGACGCTGTGGCCACCTTCGTAGGTGGCGATCACGCCATCGCCGCCGACCAGCACCGCGCCGGCCCCGTCGCCCAGCTGGATCTCCTCCGCGGAGCCGGGAGCTACCGGCCGCAGGTCCGCCGCGGCCACCAGCGCCTCGACGGCCGTACCCGCCTTCACCGCGTCGAGGGCCAGCCGCAGCGCGGTGGTGCCGCACCGGAGCGAGCCGCCGAAGTCGGCGGTCAGCGTCTCCGGGCCGAGGTCGGCGACCGCGGCGAGCAGCGTGGCGCTCGACTTCTCGAGGTACGGCGCCGTGGTGGAGGCGAAGAAGCACGCGCCGATGCGGCTCACGTCGCAGCCGTGCACGGCGTCGAGCGCCGCATCGCACGCCATGGTGAGGCTGTCCTCGTCATAGCCGGCCACCGCGCGCTCGCCGCTGCCCCCGCCGCCACCCCAGACCGCGGCGAGCGTTCTCGCGGAGAGACGGTAGCGGGGCACGTGGGCGCCGACGGAGACGATGCCGATCATCGCGAACCTCTCATTCACCCCTCACCCCGCCCTCTCCCCCGAGGGGAGAGGGCGATGCGCGGATCCTACTGGCCGAGGAAGTAGCGGCGCGGGTCGAAGAGGCGAACGATGGCCAGCTCCTCGGCGGTCGGCGAATCGAAGCGCCGCAGCGTGGGGGCCACCTCCAGCTCCCAGCCGCACGCCTCGCGGGCCGCCTGCACCGCGTCGGCCTCGCGCACGTCGCCGAACAGGCCGGTCAGGATGAGCACGTCCCGCTCGCCCACCTTCTCGTACACGCCCAGGTCCGACACCACGGTGCGCACCGTCCGGCCCGGCGCGGTGATGTACGGCACCTTGTCCACGAAGCGGCGCGGCGACTGCTGCAGGCACACCACCACCTCGCGCGCGGACGAGGCGATGTCGTTGGCCCCGCCCGAGCCGGTGATGTACGTCATGCCCGGCATGATCGTCGAGTTGATGTTGCCGTGCTTGTCGACCTGGCCGGCGGCCAGCGCGCCCAGGCACTGGTTGTGGCGGCCGCCCATGAAGATGCCCATGACGTGCAGGATGTCGGTGAGCATCTTGCTCGACGGGAAATTGCGGAACGAGAACACGAACGGCTCGGCCGGGCGCGGCAGATAGCCCACCATCCCGGTCTCGGCCATGAGCTCCACGTCCGCGCCGCCCTGCTTCAGCTGATAGGCGGCCAGCCACGCGGCCAGGTTGGAATTGCCGACCCCGGCCAGAAACGTCTTGTAGCCGTGGGCCCGAACCTTCTCGGCCAGCATGCGCGACGCCGACACCACCATCCACTCCGACGCGGAGGCGGCCGGGGTCGTGGGCAGATCCGGCGAGAGCGTGTCGAGCTCGGAGACCCACGCATCGGTGTGCGCCCGCCCCTTGATCTCCATGATGCCGCCGTAGCCGATCTTGGACAGGTAGGCCGCGTGGTCCGGCACGTCGAGCATCCACTCCTTGATCCAGGCGTCCGCGGTGTCGGGCCGCCGGAAGGCCCGCCGGCACTCGAGGATCCACTCGAGGTCCTCCGCGTAGCCTTCCAGCTCCGGCACGTTCATCCCGTACATGCCGCCGGG includes these proteins:
- a CDS encoding OB-fold domain-containing protein — its product is MIGIVSVGAHVPRYRLSARTLAAVWGGGGGSGERAVAGYDEDSLTMACDAALDAVHGCDVSRIGACFFASTTAPYLEKSSATLLAAVADLGPETLTADFGGSLRCGTTALRLALDAVKAGTAVEALVAAADLRPVAPGSAEEIQLGDGAGAVLVGGDGVIATYEGGHSVSREFTDVWRGPADRYLSVLPDMTFVKAHGLDRHIAEAVEGALRATGRKREDIAKIVLYGPDARTHAALVRQLRLPERAMPKEPVIGRAGNTGSASCLLGLAAALEECRPGDQVLVVSYGSGAEALLFQCTDALARARFHRPVSAQLAAGAPLTHYGKLLSFRRHVETEVVRAFTSVPTMVREERQDLRLYGQRCADCGAVSYPRRHLCWQCSSPDLREYRLSRRGTIFTFAKDHLVPNPDPPTVMVSADLEGGGRFYTQLTDCDPATVAFEQPVELCFRRIHEGEGIINYFWKFRPLIA
- a CDS encoding CoA-transferase, with the protein product MLSQSYQDVIRQRLAVPLHEGPDKTTTLDDALRRHVHAGHTIYLGAAHGRSNPLVRELVRQWWGKTPGFTLAAVGVGSPWTALVYGGLVRRVITTFMGEGYPFPTPQLLISKAVLDGRLEVSNWSMLTFPLRLLAGAMGVPFLPTRSLLGSSMEDDNGRNGDFIVADDPFGLEGRVGYVRALVPDVALMHGWAGDRAGNVIVAAPANEGMYGAMAARNGAVVTVEKIVSTDFIRRHADLVRLPAQYVRAVVETPHGNHPGGMYGMNVPELEGYAEDLEWILECRRAFRRPDTADAWIKEWMLDVPDHAAYLSKIGYGGIMEIKGRAHTDAWVSELDTLSPDLPTTPAASASEWMVVSASRMLAEKVRAHGYKTFLAGVGNSNLAAWLAAYQLKQGGADVELMAETGMVGYLPRPAEPFVFSFRNFPSSKMLTDILHVMGIFMGGRHNQCLGALAAGQVDKHGNINSTIMPGMTYITGSGGANDIASSAREVVVCLQQSPRRFVDKVPYITAPGRTVRTVVSDLGVYEKVGERDVLILTGLFGDVREADAVQAAREACGWELEVAPTLRRFDSPTAEELAIVRLFDPRRYFLGQ